Below is a genomic region from Castanea sativa cultivar Marrone di Chiusa Pesio chromosome 2, ASM4071231v1.
TAAATGAAAGTTTGACCATCGTATTCAATAAATTCTACGCCTGATCAGCCTTTAATCACCCTAATGAATCTAAGggacaataaatttttttccaacatGAGCTTGTGCCAATAATTGATTGTGGAACTAACAAACATATTGATGAAAGTGACTTATTGCGGCATGATCAAATCAATTGTAGAGATATAGTGAATGTTATTCTCATAATATATTGTAACTTTTCTTTGACAGTGTGTCATATAGAAACGGAGGTATAGGTGTTGTATTGCAACAACTCTACTCTGTGCTTACCAGACTGCAGATTGGACTCATAGAAGACAAGATTGATTGGACTGTTGAGCTGAGGTAGGCATTTTCTGGTGAACATATATAGTTTGCAACCTCTACAGTATAGAGGgcaaaaattgtcaattttgttTTGGTACCTACTACCTAGTGATATTTGGAAAGTCATTCACTATGGAGTTGTTTCTAAGTTCTTCTATTGTGTGATCATGACTACTGAAAACGCCTCAAAATgtttgttcatttaattttcttatccgcaatttttttccttttctgatTCTGCTCTGAAATGTGATattgaaaaagaagagaaacagTTTTAAGAACTGCAGTGGACCTCATATCTGGTCTAAAATGCCACACTTTTTTTATCCTCATCAGTGGATCTTGTATCCACTTTAAGAACACCATAGAACTATAGAAGGAACATTCTACTCTTCTGCAAATCtatcacaaatatatatcttaaatCAATGGATCTAAATGGGATTTCTGCAGATGTTTTTCCATTAGGTGAATGATACTAGCAAGTAAAAAATAGTGGACTAACCATACTCATTATGTTACTCTTTTACAAGATAAGATGTTCATAATCTCGAGTAGGAGTAGCTTGCTATGCAATGTCGTAGGctttgttattattggggctcACTTAgcttgttaaaaatattattgtgtGCAATTTGATCTTGTTCCCTAGGTTGTCATCGGAGAAAACAAATGCTTCAAGTGGTACTttgttgtgttattttttatctttagtATGGGGATTTTCATTATTAGTCTTTAGATATAAAATTGGAGTGGGAGCCTTGTTGCAAAAGCTTTGAACTTTGCTTCAGTGcaagttgtaattttatttaagcAGTTTCTATTAATGACATCATGCTTAATGAGTTTGAATTGAAATGTTTTTGAAAGTCTagtgtttaatttaaaatgtgaTTTACCCACGTTAATATTGTGTAGCATTTTGTCTGCATTGTGGAACCATCTTTGTTTAGGTTGAAAACGAAATGCATGAAAATCTCTGAGGGGCAAGGAAATCTTTGCATTGCTCTCTAAAAATCGAGGGCTACAAAGCCATTATGGCATTATCACCTTTTCCCAACCAGGCAACAACCGTTCCCTGAGGTCGGACGTCAAAACCATGTGTACCAAAACCTTATATCCTAAGGTGGCTCCCCACTAcgaatcaaacaaaataaaatcttgtGCAAAAGTGTAGCCGTGTGAAGTCTTCCACTGGTCTCACCCAAAAGCCAGCTTCTTCACTCCATAAGTAAACAAGGATTTCTTGTGGCCATgcagtttattcaattaatttaaGAATTGATGTCACGTTAAGATCTACAACCAATCCTATTGCTTTCTggtgttttatgttttgagagtTGAGTTTGCCTTTCCAAGAGGCTTCATCAATATGGGTGGGGAATTATATGGCCCCAGTGGTTCTCAAGACAGTTTAAATATCCTTATTATAAACTCAATAATTAATACAGGAAGGGAGATCCGTGACGTCATAAAAAACGTAGTGGCATAAATATCAACATTGCGATCAGAAAAGGTCCTGATAGTGTCAAGCTTTAGAAACAATGtaggataaaaataaaaaagcatgtAACTGCACAACTTTTCTCCTTCCACAAGCCATAAACAGATACATGAAAGAAATTATAGCCTAGGCAAGGGTCATCATGTGAAGCAGAATTGAAGAGAGCACAATTAAGCCAATGTTCACAAAATTATCAACATTAACCTCACATTACTAATTTCATGACCAAAATTACCACCTTGTACAGTTGAAAAGCAAACCTGAGAATATCATCTCCCTCAGATATTTTAGTTCAATTATGGTCAATTCAAAGGTGCCTATCACAGAACATGCTTCTTCAATTTATCGATAATAACGTAAAGCTACAGTTACATGCACATTATGTCGTTCCTGCCATTACAAGACAACAGTTGTAGAGTATTCAATGTACAGAACCACCGAAAGGACTTCCATTACAGCGGAGTTAAGAATATTTACATAGTTACATGTTACATTAATGTATGCACAGTCAGTCACACATCATACAAATCAAAAGGAAGTTTAGTTCCATTTCTGTCAAAGCCACCTCTTACAAGCTGAAGAATTTGGAGTTGAAGGTAATAAGAGGTTGATAGACTGGCGCTTGCCCAAAATAGGAGAGGAATTACCAGAATGAGTGATCAAGGAATTCCTTGTCCTCAAAAGATAGTTCCAAATTCTGTGTCCATAGCAGGTAGTCTACCGCATCTTCCTCTAACCCAAGTGCCATGCCCATTTGGATTATTCTGCAAAGTATGTCCATTTGATCCCTGCTGTTAGATAGAACTGCTTTCGAGATAGCTTGTGCAAAAGAAGCAATGAATTCTAcatctttctttccttcattCCAGGATGATTTCTTGACAAGCAGTCTCTGTGAGTTCTTCTCCCAAAgcaccatttttttaatttcaacttcTAACCTTCTTTTCTACAAAGGTAGCTGTAAGGCATACTGGACTGATATTTCTTCAGTGCCATAGACTAAAAGTTCCAGGAGAGATTTTGCAGTCTTGTGTTTTTCTTCCATTGGCATATTTGCATGGGCCAACACCAATTTGATCAAAGCTTTCCCAATCAGGATATCTGTCttctaaatttttgtacttGCAGACATAGTACAATGTAGGTCAGACTGCACAGCTTTAGATATCTTTCTAACACCAAGACTAGCGTAAATCTCTAACAATTTAGCCTGGGATGATGAACGTATTGGTGGGAACCATGCAAATAGAGGCTTTTCACTAGCTTCAGTAAATTCCCGTTTCAACTGAAAATCATCAGCAATAAAAAGTTGTTCTTTCATCACAAACCGAACAGCTCCTGAAGTATTGGCTACCGGTAGCATGGTGAACTGTCTTTTGAGGATACTTCTAGCGTCAGAATCCCAGTTTTTAGAAAGGAGCTTAGCTCAGCAGTAGACACTTGACACGTAGCCTCCCAGCTATTCCAGATATCTAAATAATCATATGGGGAAGGAAATTCCCGAACCCCAAAAGCCCTTGACAGAAAAGGTAGCAATTCCTTCTCATAGTACTTATCAAGAGCATCTAGACGAGCATCAAATAGATGATCTTGGTCATGAAGTATACAACGCCAATTTTCCACCCATTTTCCTTTACCAGCTTGTTGATCTGGGATCCATAACTGAGAGTAATGGGTATCCTGTATCTGTGGATTCCAATTGAATTTGTGTAGGAATCTGTAGATTCTCCTGACAGCAGAAGTTTGAATGTGAGGCATAAGAGCACGGGAAATCAGATGGCAAGCTTCCTCAATATCCACCTTCACCCCTATGGCTTTTAGATCTTCCTTTTCCAGAGAACTAACAGTTACATAGAACTTCTCATCAATGAAAAGCCCATCATTTGGTGTTAAATAACATTCCCACTCTGGATTGAACATGATACATTCTTGTGGGGATCTGTAGCCCATGTATATTTTTAGCCATTTGGCTCCTGTTAATTTGTCGAGCAAAATCTTAAATGTAGAGTGGTCAGTTGACTTGCAACTATTTCTGAGGGATGTAGCACATTGAAGCCGTGAGAGAGTACCCTTTGGTGCTAAAGATGCTGGTTCTTTTGGCAACTTGAGACCTCTTGCAACAATATGAGCCCCTTCACTTAAATTAGTCACAACATTGAGCATATTCAATTCGCATTTATACGAGTGGATTTTGAGACCGTAGAAAGCCTCATCAATGAAAGGAAGGTCCACGACCTTGAATACTGTTCCCCATTTTGGATCGAACAAAATAGATTCTGGGGCAGATTTATAGCCATGACAAGTCTTCAACCACTTCTCCCCTGACAAGCAGCTAATTATATCGAGTAGTTGTGACTGGATTGTCTTATTCATGTAACTGATGCAGTTGAGTAAGGAGAACACATTGGCACAGGTTATATTGCTTGAAGACAATGTTGACTTCAGTGTAAAGGAAAGCATGGTACATGCTCCATTTATATCTACAACCACCCTGATTGCCTCAACTGCAGCCTTGTATGAGACAATTCTTCTTCCATAATATTCTTCATCAACAACAGGCAAAGGAACAATATTTAATAGGTGGTCTCAATTAAGACCTAGCAGAAAGGACTATGAAGGGCATTGGAAACCAAAACTAGTTTTCATCCAGGGTTGGTCTTTAATTTTCTGCACAAAACTATTACCTGCAAGCCCCAAATGCTGGATGCATCCAAGTAACAGAAAAGCACtatttttttgtcaaagttGAAAGATTTTTGGAAATTGAAGGTGCTCTGGTATCAGTTTATATACATCTTTTGGATCAATGAGAACACCCTTTAACTTTAGCTCCTCCTCATAATAATCAAACTGGTTTTCATAGTATCTTCTGCCAACAACATGTAGATCTATAAGTTGTACAAAACCAGCAAACATATCAGGCATCAGATAGTTCCTAGAGGAGTCAAATACCCCTGGTTAGTCTTCAACCATTTCCTTGCTTTCACAGTTTTTAATAAGTCTTTATCAAgcttattttggtcatttgagTACTTTATAAAGCTAAGTAGAAAAATTGCACATTTTGTGCTCATAGCTGAGGAAGCAAGACACTTAAAGTCGTCATTAATAAGCTGATGCATATCTTTAGAGCCAATTTGCAATCCAATGAAAATCAACTCATCTCTAAATGATCTTATCCTATTCATATAGTAATCTTCATCAATAGCTGATAAGACCTTTAGAGTCTTTCCTATCTCCAGAAGAGTTGATATCTCAGTTCCATCACAAAGAAAGCACTGGGATGGAgaattaaagcctaaatatgTTCTAATCCATTTCCAGTTCTGTATGCTTTCAATGAACCTTACAGGCAATTCACAATTTCTAGCCCCTAGATTCTAGATCCAGCCCGGAAGCAATAAAGCCTCATCACATGTCAGTTGACTAACTTCAAACTGCATTTCTTGAGGTATAATGTCAAATTAGAAGTTTTCtcatactttttgaaaaaatgcaaCAGTTCATTTTCTGGAGTGCATTCTCTAGCAAATTCAGCAGTTTCGGCATATACCACCCCTAATTCAACATACTTGCCATTATCCTCTGTAAATGGATTGGATTTAAACAGTTAAATCCATTTGCTGCCAGAAGACGAAACAAGAACATTGTTGCACGAAATTACATTTCCATATTCATCAACCACTGGCATAGAATgccaaattttagaaatttctcTCTCGAATGTGCTTTTTCAACCATGTATGATATATGAAATGAGAAAACAAAACTGCTTGTCTTGGGTCTTTTTCAACCAAGTTTTGAACAATAAACACTAGTGACTACTAATCCCCCCTCTCTTATCAACCATTGCTTCAAGTTGCCTTCTCTCCCACACTCTACCAGAGCAGCCACCAAGGTATCATGGAAGAAAAAATGTCATCTGGGCATTCCATCACTTGGTTCCATTTATTTAGCTAGGCATGTTCTTGTGGCTCCTAGACAATATAGATTTTTAGACGTTTCCTTTTAATTTCTAGTAAATTGCATGACTTTATTTCTCCATTCcaagtaatttttttgaaaaggagtATACTATTGACACTCCTTCGTGGCAAAATTCTCCAGTTTGCAGCAAGAAAACCAAGAAGATCCTCATACTCTTCCGTAGAACCTTTACACGTGAGGTTGCAGGCTTGAATGCATTTCCCATACCATTCATTACAAGTACCTGCAGGAGGAACTTTGAGAAAGTCCCAGGCATCATCATATTCTCTGCAATCTACTGAATTGTGCAACACAAACTTCCCGAGCAGAAATGCCATTGGAAAGGGCAGTGTGTTCTTTAATGTGaagggggatttttttttttaaactcaggCAAGACTCTTATCACTTTAGTTGGTCTGCAAAAGACTATTGTCTCGCCAACAAATGTCTCATAAGGAACAAAACTCTCTTCCTGCAACAATGTCATGATGAATTGCCTCGCTGTGTTTTCTCGGCAAGGCAAGAAAATAAGTACTTTAGCaacaaaaaagtatttttctgTCAAAGTGGACTTCATAAAAGTAGTAAAAGCACTACAAAAGGAGTGAGGCACATGGTCCAAGATTCCGGAGTTCCACTTGTTGTCCAAGATAATGGTTTCTCTAGAAGATGAAAGTACAAAGTCTGCCTATATTATAAATGGGAAATTAGTCACCATTGCAGTGGGTAGGAAGGCAAATACACCGATGGAAGAAGTCCCCCGCTTCAGTTGCTCACTAGATGGAAAAGCCAGAGATATCACCCATTCTTTTATATCTTTCCTTGCATCCACCATGTTATTAGGTCTTACAGGGAATCTTGTCTCCATACATAATAAGGGCATGTTTTCGTAGTCGTGTTTGCTTCCTCCTGAACTGAAAGATAGACTACACAACAGTCTGCTCCTTGAGTCTTTAATGAGACAAGATTAGTCTTAGTAGAGACAGAAACTGCAGAAATAGAGTCTGCAATGCGAGTTTAACTACTGCTTTCTCGCATTGACAATCGCTTGATCTTGTTCAAGAAGAGCAAGACTTCAGGATGAATTTCTGAAAGCTGTTTCTCTACAGCTTCCACTTTCTCAGGCTTTATAGGGAGAACAATCGCGGTATTTGGCAGGGCCTTGCCAGACCCATAAATAGCCCGTATGTCTGAATAACTGGGTTTTGTGGACACCCATTCTGGGACAATGTACCCAATGGCACAATCTGGATGGGGAATATTATCAGAGTATAAATGAAGCTAATAGAATTAGTAGCAAGAGCAGAGGAGAAGCTAGCAAGATCAGAGGCCATAACAGTGATCACAGTGCAGACACATCAATAGCAGAGCATAGACAAAATGACAACAATGAGAAGTAGTTTCTATACGGCATGTAGTTTAGTGTAGTTAGATATTTACTTAAGTGACAACACGTGTGATAGGTTGTTAATTCTGTTTTGGTTAGTTATTTTGCTTTCACACTTGTACAGATTAGTATAAATATAGCTTCTGTAATCACTCTTaatttttaatgagaatattcaGTTTCTAATTCTCTGTTTTGtgatatggtatcagagcaaattCCCAAATTCCTgtagggttttgttttgttccttttcagttttcttttcaattttcccgAGAAAATCTCTCTGTTTCTTGAGAAAATTGTGCttcttgagaaaattttccTTCGTGTCTGTGAGAGATTTCTTCTTTGTTTGCCAATTATGGTTTCCGCTGCAAATACAAATGGTTCTACAGATGCTTCAACGTCTGTGACTCAATCTCCTTCCACACAAGATTCTCCAATGGACGACCCTCTGTTTTTGCATCATGCAGAAAATCCAAGTCTGGTTCTTGTCACACAGCCTTTGATAGGTGGAGAAAATTATGCAGCTTAGGCTCGTGCAGTGAGAAAAGCTTTACTCACCAAGAACAAATTAGGGTTTATTGATGGGACTCTGACTCTCTCATGACCATTGGTATCTACTCCTTCGAATGTGCAAGCTTGGATAAGGTGTGACAACATGGTTGGCACATGGCTAACCAATTCGGTCTCACCAAAGTTACAAGCAAGCATCATTTATGAAGACATCgctttggaaatttggaatgaCTTGAAGAATCGTTTTGCTCGGACTAATGGACCTAGAATCTTCAATCTTCAAAAGGACATTGCGAGCTTCACCAAGGTGAGATGTCTGTTACTGATTTCTTTACTCAATTGAAGGTGTTTTGGGATCAATTGCAAAACCTTAGTCCATTTCCTTCATGTACTTGTGGTAAATGTGTTTGCAATATTAATAAGAGGCTTGCTGATCTACAAGTGAGAGAGTCtgtgataaaatttttaatgggaTTGAATGATTCTTTCTCCCAAGTTCGATCTCAAGTCTTGCTTATGGATCCTATCCCATCTCTTAGTAAGGTGTACTCCTTGTTAATTCAAGAAGAGACACAAAGATCAGTACCTAATGCCTCTGTTGCTAAGGTTGATTCCACTGCTCTAGCTGCTAAATTGTTCAATGAACATCTTGGTCCAAATCTTGGTAATTCTGGTGGCAAAGGGAAAGAGAGACCAATTTGTACTTTCTGTGGCAAGCTTGGTCATACAGTAGATAAGTGTTATAAAAAGCATGGTTTTCCACCTGGGTTCAAGTTCAAGAATAGACCTCCTATGGCTCATCAAGTTTCTTCAGATGTATTGCCCACTACTTCCCCACTGCATCACCAGAATTCTGTTTTTACTCCTGAGCAATGCCAGCAACTTCTTGCTTTGTTTGGGGCTTCCAATTCACCTCTTGTAGCAACTTCAGCTTCACCCAAGGAGAGTCCAATGGCAAATGTAGCATCATCTTCTGCATCTATCTGTGTTCCAATGTCAGGTATTGACTTATCTCATAGTGTTTTCTCAGCCCAAGTAGTGAATAGAAGGGCTTATGACAAACAAACTTGGGTGTTAGATACTGGAGCTACTGACCATTTTGTTTGTTCAATGGATATGTTGACCTCAATTCTTGCTACCATGCGGTCTTTGGTTCACTTGCCCGATGGGGAATCACTGGGTTACTCACATTGGAACTgttgttctttcttcttcacttaCCCTTTATAATGTTCTTTTGTGTCCCATCTTTTAGTTTTAACTTGCTATCATGTTAGCTCACTTACACTTTCTCGGCCTTATTGTCTTGTTTTCCTCTCCACTTATTGTTTTATTCGGGACCTTTTATCTTGGAAAACGATTGGGGTGGGCAAGGCATTGATGGGTTGTACTTGTTGCAATGTGATACTCTCAAGcacatctcttcttcttcttcacttgcaGACTACTTAATCAATCACAAGTTTCATGCGCACTAATCCTCCTTTCTCTGCAGCCACTTCTGCCACTCCAAGTTCCTCTTCTTCTCATCTTTGGCATGCAAGATTAGGTCATCCTTCTGATCTCAAGCTTAGACTTTTAGGTCCTCATATACCTTCTTTACAGTCTCCTTGTAATAAGACTTGTCAAGTTTGTCCTATGGCCAAACTTAAAAGATTACCTTTTCCTTTTGATAATAACATTAGTACTTGTGCTTTTGATTTGGTTCATATGGATGTGTGGGGTCCTTATTCTATTCCCACTCTAGATGGTTTCAAATATTTCTTAACAATTGTTGATGATGCAACCCGTGCAACTTGGTTATTCTTAATGAAATCTAAATCTGATGTCAGATCCTTGTTTCAATCTTTTTACACTATGGTTGTTACTCAATTTGGCCACAACATCAAATCCATTAGAACTGATAATGCCAAAGAGTTTGTCATGCCTGATTTCTTCAATTCTCATGGTATTATACATCGACAGTGTGTTTATACTCCATAACGTACATTTGTGGAGAGAAAACACCAACACCTTCTTTCCATTGCAAGGGCATTGCAAATTCAATCACAAGTACCTCTCCAAACGGGGTGATTGTGTTTTTTGCTGCATACCTTATAAATAGACTTCCCTCTCCCTTATTGCATGACAAAACACCTTTTGAACTTTTGTTTCATAAAACACTAGATTATGATCATCTCAAAGTTTTTGGCTGCCTATGCTTTGCTTCTACTATTGTCCACTCTAGGACCAAATTCTCACCAAGGGCAAGAAGATGTGTTTTTCTTGGTTATCCTTGTAATGTCAAGGGTTATAAACTTTTTGATCTTGACACTCATTCTGTCTTTATCTCAAGGGATGTAGTGTTTCATGAATTTGTTTTCCCTTATGCCTCTTCATCAAATAATTCACTTCCTGCCATTCCTTTGCCCTTGCCTTGTGTTCCTTCTGTTCCTTCCTTGCATGATGATCCTTTTCTATCC
It encodes:
- the LOC142625330 gene encoding uncharacterized protein LOC142625330, with amino-acid sequence MAFLLGKFVLHNSVDCREYDDAWDFLKVPPAGTCNEWYGKCIQACNLTCKGSTEEYEDLLGFLAANWRILPRRSVNKDNGKYVELGVVYAETAEFARECTPENELLHFFKKYEKTSNLTLYLKKCSLKFIESIQNWKWIRTYLGFNSPSQCFLCDGTEISTLLEIGKTLKVLSAIDEDYYMNRIRSFRDELIFIGLQIGSKDMHQLINDDFKCLASSAMSTKCAIFLLSFIKYSNDQNKLDKDLLKTVKARKWLKTNQGRYYENQFDYYEEELKLKGVLIDPKDHLGLAEYYGRRIVSYKAAVEAIRVVVDINGACTMLSFTLKSTLSSSNITCANVFSLLNCISYMNKTIQSQLLDIISCLSGEKWLKTCHGYKSAPESILFDPKWGTVFKVVDLPFIDEAFYGLKIHSYKCELNMLNVVTNLSEGAHIVARGLKLPKEPASLAPKGTLSRLQCATSLRNSCKSTDHSTFKILLDKLTGAKWLKIYMGYRSPQECIMFNPEWECYLTPNDGLFIDEKFYVTVSSLEKEDLKAIGVKVDIEEACHLISRALMPHIQTSAVRRIYRFLHKFNWNPQIQDTHYSQLWIPDQQAGKGKWVENWRCILHDQDHLFDARLDALDKYYEKELLPFLSRAFGVREFPSPYDYLDIWNSWEATCQVSTAELSSFLKTGILTLELKREFTEASEKPLFAWFPPIRSSSQAKLLEIYASLGVRKISKAVQSDLHCTMSASTKI